AATTCAATATAATCTAAAAATAAGAAGTTGTTGTAATTACCTTTTTAATGATCCAACACTAGAGTTTACATGTTTTCCTTTTTCCGTAGTAGTTTCTAAGCTTGGGCTAAGGTGAGAAAAAAGCTACTTAGAATTCAAAATCAGTTTTCATGTAGCCATGAGTATAAATGTATAATTGCTAACCTTGGTGGAAAACACATCCTTGTTGGCGCTTCATCCATACAAGGCACAATGGTTGACTCATTTGCTTTTGTGGTCTTTATCTTTTTCTTTGGTGGTTCTCTACATGAGCAATAGGAATAGTAGCAAACATGTATAGTTCGTTACAAAATAAAAATACTACAAGAGTAAACCTATATTACCTAACGCGGGGCCTGCGCCGCCCGTGGCGACCGTGCCTGAGCTACCACCTGCATCCGCCCGGTCCATCGCCCTTACCTAACCCTGCCATCGACACTCCAAGCCCGTGCCACCCCTAGGGTTCAGTGTAAGCGGAGCTCGAGAAAGGGACAAGAGAGAAGAATTATGTAGAGTTTGATTAGGGGTGGTTTGACTGGTCAAgttgggggtattttggtctacaCAAAAAATATGACTCACGTAAAACATCACGCCATGGACGGTAACATCACTGGAGGAAAGAAATCAAATTTGGATGTCAAACTAGGATTTTTTTTCCCTATGGCCAAGTAGGGAAGCTTATTTTAAGTTAGTGTCAAATAGGATTTTTTTCGCTTAGTTTATTGTTGCAAAATGAGTGTGTTCACATTGTTTTTTACTTATTGGCTTGTTGCCACTTAATAACCTTAATGGCTAAGCTCTCTGGTCCTAGCACTGCATGCACATTGGATTTTCTTTCTTGCCACTTTTCCGGCTGGACTTGGCAAGTTCTTGGCTCCCAAGTTTTCCAAGAAAGTCCTTGGCTCCCAAGTTTTCCAGAAAAGGTATAATTGTCCAAAAGgcagaaagaaaaaggcaaacagAAAGGAGAATTTTAACGACTAAATAAGAGTACAATAATCGGTCAACGAGAACATCAAGCATGGCTAATCCATAACAACTTCCCGATTAAATATTCTGTCCATAATCTTTTTGTGCCAGAGTTCCGTACATGGCAACGTGATGCTGCTGCAGGTGCTGACAAAGGCCAGAAAATTAAGCTAGTGAAAGTGTTTTGCCTAATCCAAACTTCAGCCACATCAGGATAAGAGCAAAggtatatgaatgagatcgacacTATTATACAATAAAAATTCCAAAGCACATGGAGCCATTTCTTTGAATAAAATAAAATATAATATAGTAGTAAAGACGGATTTAGGACAGGTTGGATCATATCAAAGACAAATTCATTAGGATTATTGCAGATATACACAACTTGTTCATCTTTTCCTGAGGAAAACTAAACATTCTCACCAGCCCCATAAGTGCCTTTTTAATCAACTTTTTTTCTGCAAGACATCTCCCGAGGAATATTCCTCAGGCCAAAAAGGCAAGGAGGCCATTGGCAACCTTTACACATAAATAAATGTTGCGAGGAGGCTACTGGCAACCTTTATACATCAGAGAGACCATCAAGGAAGAGTGGAAGACTGACCTGCCCACCTCCCCTCTCTCTCTTCTGCTGCGTTGCTGTTGAAGACTTGAGGTGAACAGGAGGGCGGTTTAGAGAGAGAAAGGGAGTACCGAGAAGTCGCttagagagagaaagaggagatGGAGGTGCAGGCTCACAATGGCTTCCTGCCGACAGGGAGGCAGCACCGGCTCCATGGCCACCCTCGCCACCAGCCTCCCACAGGTAGGTCTCTGCTGCAAGAACTCGTGCCATGCTGTTCTTTTCACCTCTTGGTTCCCTGTTGATAGTTTCTTGCTACTTTTGCTTTTCTTGCCCAGTAATCTTTTCCTATCTTCTATGTGTTTTCAAAAGAAGCtctttttttttcgagaatgTTTCAAAAGAAGTGTTAATCCTTGGCCGGCCAATGTTAGCTCTGTTTGGTTGGATCTTCGAAAAACTCGGTTTTGGTTCTTGGGGTGTTCTCTGCTCTCAAGTTTTGGTTCCTTCTTTTAATGTCTGCCCTTGTTATTGGGTTCTCAGGACCGGCTTGCATTTCGATCTATTGCTAATAGGATCAAGAGCTGTCTAGGAGGTTTATGATGGATTCTTTTCTCTGGCTTCCATTAGAAGCAGGAGCAACAAAGGCAGTGTTTTCGTGTTTTCAGGAATACATCATATGCTATCTTGTGATGTACTCCGCCAGATCAGTTCCGCAGAAGGGAAAAATTACTCAACAAAATTGCTTTCTGAAGATTATTAGCCTTTTGATTTTCGGGGGACAACTGAGGTTTGCAGTGTGAAGCACATGAGTGAGAGAGATTCTTGGTGTGAAAAATCTGGCTTATCTGCATATTGCCTGTCCAGTTGGCTCACAGCTTTTGTGACCGACCTGCCTTCTTTCTTCACAAAGCAAAAGAAAATTCCCTGAAAGTTCAGATACCATTGAAAATGCAGTTTGAAAAAGATGTAGCTGTGGACTTACTGATTTCTTCTTGTCAGAGTTACTGATCCATATATCTTTTGCAAACAAAATCCAGGAGACGATGAGTGGTGGGAGTACTTCCCTTGCCCCTACTGCTACATTGAGGTGGAGGTTCCGTTCCTCTGTGACCACCTCCACGAGGAGCACTGCTTTGACATGAAAAATGCTGTAAGGAAAAAACATTCAGCAACATCATCAGTTCTGAAAATTGGCTATGATCGGTTTGATTCTGGTTCATTTTCTAGCACTTTGATGATAGAATTGCTGTTCCTCAGGTGTGCCCGATCTGCGCCGACAACCTTGGGACCGACACAGCCCAGCATTTCAGGGACCAGCACTCACAGCTACTCAAGGTAAGATGATTTCCATCAGTGTCATGAACATACATTGCAATTTGCAAACCACATTGCAGCTCATTGGCATTGGCATTTGGTCGCAGAGGAGGAAGCCTTCTTCCAAGGCAAGAGGAGCAGCTGCCGCTGACAAAGAGACATGTGAAGAGGACGATGACTCCTACTTCGAGACAACCTCGTACATCGTTGGCAATCCGGTCGCTGACCATTCCCCTGACCCTCTGCTCTCTCAGTTCATCTGCACTGTCGCGCCACCTCCTGTCGATTCGGAGCCCGGCAATGCCAAGGAGAAGGATCATGCACCACCTTCCTTGTATGATCACAGGTGAGAATCGTGCAGATATTGCTGGAGCTTGAGGGCAAGCTAGATGCTCCTGAATATGACCAATGATGACTTAACTGCTTCCAATGCTGTTTTCTTCTTGCTTTAAGGGTGGATCCGGTTGTGATGGATGATGCATCAAGGCATGATCTTGAGGAGAGGCTGCAAAGAGTCGAGTTCGTGAAGCAGATGCTGATGACGACGATAGCTCAAGAATGATTCTGTTCTCCGGGGTTGATTTCAGCACTTGACTAGGACTGTTTGGGATCTTGGAATGTAGAGTTATTATGTCATTTTCGTTGAACCTGACCTTCACACATGTAACACCTACAATCTTGGATAACTGAATGACCAATCTTAATCATATAAGCTAAGCTTTGGTTATCTCAATTACCACTGCCTGTTTTTA
This Lolium perenne isolate Kyuss_39 chromosome 1, Kyuss_2.0, whole genome shotgun sequence DNA region includes the following protein-coding sequences:
- the LOC127342126 gene encoding protein DEHYDRATION-INDUCED 19 homolog 6 produces the protein MEVQAHNGFLPTGRQHRLHGHPRHQPPTGDDEWWEYFPCPYCYIEVEVPFLCDHLHEEHCFDMKNAVCPICADNLGTDTAQHFRDQHSQLLKRRKPSSKARGAAAADKETCEEDDDSYFETTSYIVGNPVADHSPDPLLSQFICTVAPPPVDSEPGNAKEKDHAPPSLYDHRVDPVVMDDASRHDLEERLQRVEFVKQMLMTTIAQE